Below is a genomic region from Neorhodopirellula lusitana.
GGCGGTCGCGGCGGCTGCAGTGGCTCCCAAAACGGCCAGTCCCATCAACACGTTCCAAGCGATTCGGCTGAAACCAGTCGGTCGCTCATCACCCAGGATCCGTTTGCTGTTCATCATCAAGAAGAACGTGATGTAGGCAATTGGCAGCAACATCGCGGCGAACGTGCTAGCAAAAATGGCCAGCCAGAAGCGAGTCGCGTCGTCCGTCCACAACCACACCCAACTTGCTCCCGAGCCACCGGCCACCAAAACGCCAACCTTGAATAGAAGATCGCTGTCCGGCTTGCCAAACATTTCACGGAATGCGTACCCGTTGATCAGCATCAAAATGATGATGGTGGAGAACCCCATGCCGAACACCCCTAGGCCAAAGACGGCCTTCGCGAGGTCGCCACCCAAGAGCGGTGCCAGGGTTTGAGAGAGCTGAAACGCGTTGCGTTTGACCAGTGCGGAAGCCAGGCGTTTTTCGTCCTCCGGCAATGCCGCGATCATTTCCAGTTTGGCTTCTTCGCTGGTCGATTCCGCAGCGTCACCGAGTTTCGCATCGACGCGGGCGATCAGGCCTTTCTTGACGTCCGCAAAGGTTGGCGATTCCAGCATTTCCGCCACGTTCGTGGACGCGAGTTGATCGTCGATGCGATTGTGGAACGAGGACGAAGCCGCGATCACGACACAGGTCGTTACCAAGACAAAAGGAATGGCCATGCCGGTCGACAGGTCGAATCGAGCCAGGCCGCGAAACGGTTTGTCCCAACCGCGAGCCAGCATCGAATAGGGCAACAGGAACGTCATGTTGATTCCGACGGCCGTCGCGATCGCCGCAATCATCACGCTTCGCTGGGTCCCCATCAATCGGCTCGTCCAGTAAGACTGACTTTCCTCCGGCAACCCGGCCACCATATCACGCAGGTCGCCCGCCGGAGCAATGAACTGGCTGAAGTCTGGGATCATGCCGGACAAGACCGCACCCAGGCTGACTTGACCCTTGGCAAACAACAGAATCGCGACGCCGAAGAAGCAAATCACGACCATGCCGATCAGGGCTTTCAGGAAGATGTCAAAGAACTTCGCAGCCTTCCCTTGTTTGGTGTTCAGTAAAACGATGAAACCAGCCGCCACGAACAACGCGGCCGTCACGCCCCACTTCACCGCCAGCGATCCACCCAGTCCAGTGCCACCGCCAAGCGTGGTCAGGTTCTTGTCTAACGCGTCGTAGCACAGGCTAAACTGCGGCATGCAAAAGATCATGTTGGCCATCACGGTCGCAATCAGCCAGCCCCAAGCCAGGGCAGGGTTGATTTCGGTTTTGATGGCTTCGAACGGGCGTCTGCCTGTCGAAAGAGTGACGTAGCTGATCGCGGAAAGCATGACCACGCCCAAGATGATCGCAACCAATTGCAACCACAGCATCGACGTCCCGCCCAGCACCCCCAAGAAGAGCGATCCAGCTAGTGAACCACCGCCCAGTGTGATCGCACTTTGTAACCAACCAGGTCCGGACAGCTTGACATAGGCACCAAGTGTTTTGCCTTCCGCCTGGGCCTGACGAAGAAGCTCGCGGTCGCTAGCCACCTTGTCGCTGACGGCAGGCTGAGTGGTTGATCCGCTGGAGGAAGAGTTATCGGGCGAGTGGCTATTGGAGGTGGGAGCCATAAACTTGATCGACGGGGGGAGGGAAGGGAAACCATTGGGTACGGCGAGATGATACCAATTCCAGCGATGCTGTGGGACGCCGTGGCCCCCAAGAGAAGCCGCATTCGCCGATTCAATCAAACGCAAAACCGCCCCAAACCAAACAACTCGTCATTCCCACGCCTAAGTCCCTAAGTCCCTAAGTCCCTAAGTCCCTAAGTCCCTAAGTCCCTAAGTCCCTAAGTCCCTAAGTCCCTAAGTCCCTGAGTCCCTGAGTCCCTGAGTCCCTGAGTCCCTGAGTCCCTGAGTCCCTGAGTCCCTGAGTCCCTGA
It encodes:
- a CDS encoding divalent metal cation transporter — translated: MAPTSNSHSPDNSSSSGSTTQPAVSDKVASDRELLRQAQAEGKTLGAYVKLSGPGWLQSAITLGGGSLAGSLFLGVLGGTSMLWLQLVAIILGVVMLSAISYVTLSTGRRPFEAIKTEINPALAWGWLIATVMANMIFCMPQFSLCYDALDKNLTTLGGGTGLGGSLAVKWGVTAALFVAAGFIVLLNTKQGKAAKFFDIFLKALIGMVVICFFGVAILLFAKGQVSLGAVLSGMIPDFSQFIAPAGDLRDMVAGLPEESQSYWTSRLMGTQRSVMIAAIATAVGINMTFLLPYSMLARGWDKPFRGLARFDLSTGMAIPFVLVTTCVVIAASSSFHNRIDDQLASTNVAEMLESPTFADVKKGLIARVDAKLGDAAESTSEEAKLEMIAALPEDEKRLASALVKRNAFQLSQTLAPLLGGDLAKAVFGLGVFGMGFSTIIILMLINGYAFREMFGKPDSDLLFKVGVLVAGGSGASWVWLWTDDATRFWLAIFASTFAAMLLPIAYITFFLMMNSKRILGDERPTGFSRIAWNVLMGLAVLGATAAAATAMYDKAIDPNNKAAFPTVITILVVYSIAVIAGFVMRGKKAGTESA